In Spirochaeta thermophila DSM 6578, the following proteins share a genomic window:
- a CDS encoding MFS transporter, producing MSEMVRPEDARLRRKAFAFIVLFGVVSLLADMTYEGARSLVGQFMQVLGASAAAVGFAVGAGEFLGYAIRLFSGKLADRTRRYWAVAIAGYAIQLGAIPLLALVGRWELAVLLVFTERLGKGLRNPSRDALLSYAASRTGRGLGFGLHEAMDQIGAFLGPALLSLLLFLAGTRGAHTEATYRLGFALLGIPAALAVLAVLTARFLFPRPSELEASSHAPHLARTTFSPAYKWYLASAALLAAGVADFPLVAFHLGRLGSFPEALIPALYAGAMAVDAGAALLVGLLYDRVGFTVLPVMWTLEVFTAPLLFLGGPAAVVAGMALWGISMGTQESVMRAVIADLVPHDRRATAYGLFHTVFGGAWFAGSALMGLLYDRAPIYLVGFSVAVQVLSVAALLIAWHIQRQDRAA from the coding sequence ATGAGCGAGATGGTGCGACCTGAAGATGCGAGGTTGCGAAGAAAGGCCTTTGCCTTCATCGTGCTTTTCGGCGTGGTGAGCCTGCTTGCGGACATGACCTACGAAGGTGCCCGCAGTCTCGTGGGCCAGTTCATGCAGGTGCTCGGCGCCTCGGCCGCAGCCGTGGGTTTTGCGGTGGGGGCGGGCGAGTTCCTGGGCTACGCGATCCGCCTCTTTTCCGGGAAGCTCGCCGACAGAACACGCAGGTACTGGGCCGTAGCCATCGCCGGCTATGCGATCCAGCTGGGGGCCATCCCCCTCCTCGCCCTGGTGGGTCGCTGGGAGCTCGCCGTCCTCCTGGTGTTCACCGAACGCCTTGGCAAGGGCCTGCGCAACCCCTCCCGCGACGCCCTCCTCTCCTACGCCGCCTCGCGCACCGGCCGCGGCCTGGGCTTCGGCCTGCACGAGGCCATGGATCAGATCGGCGCCTTCCTCGGACCTGCCCTCCTCTCCCTCCTTCTCTTCCTTGCCGGTACGCGTGGCGCCCACACAGAGGCCACCTACCGGCTCGGCTTCGCCCTCCTGGGCATCCCTGCCGCGCTCGCCGTGCTCGCCGTGCTCACCGCGCGCTTCCTCTTCCCCCGCCCCTCCGAACTCGAGGCATCCTCCCACGCACCGCACCTCGCCCGGACGACCTTCTCCCCCGCCTACAAGTGGTACCTCGCCTCCGCCGCCCTCCTGGCCGCCGGTGTGGCGGACTTCCCGCTCGTGGCCTTCCACCTCGGCCGGCTCGGCTCCTTCCCCGAGGCCCTCATACCCGCCCTCTACGCCGGCGCCATGGCCGTGGATGCAGGCGCCGCCCTCCTGGTGGGCCTGCTCTACGACAGGGTGGGGTTCACCGTCCTCCCCGTGATGTGGACCCTGGAAGTCTTCACCGCCCCCCTTCTCTTCCTGGGCGGCCCTGCGGCCGTGGTGGCCGGCATGGCCCTGTGGGGTATCAGCATGGGCACCCAGGAGTCGGTCATGCGCGCAGTCATCGCCGACCTCGTGCCGCACGACCGCAGGGCCACGGCCTATGGGCTGTTCCACACGGTGTTCGGCGGCGCCTGGTTTGCCGGGAGCGCCCTCATGGGCCTGCTCTACGACAGGGCCCCAATCTACCTGGTGGGATTCTCGGTGGCGGTTCAGGTCCTCTCTGTGGCAGCCCTCCTCATCGCCTGGCACATCCAGCGACAGGACCGGGCCGCATAG
- a CDS encoding cupin domain-containing protein → MAEPVNLDLTVQEGAVVSKTLLERPSGSLTLFAFGKGQRLSPHSAPYDAYIVLLEGRLSVTVGEETATLTAGTGILMPAMVLHALEALEDSRFLLVMLKA, encoded by the coding sequence ATGGCAGAACCGGTGAACCTCGATCTTACCGTTCAGGAAGGGGCCGTGGTGAGCAAGACCCTGCTGGAACGTCCCTCAGGAAGCCTCACCCTCTTCGCCTTTGGCAAGGGACAGCGGCTCTCCCCACACAGCGCGCCGTACGACGCCTACATCGTACTCCTCGAGGGGAGACTTTCGGTCACCGTGGGTGAGGAGACCGCCACCCTCACCGCCGGCACAGGAATCCTCATGCCTGCAATGGTACTCCACGCCCTCGAGGCCCTCGAGGATTCCCGGTTCCTGCTCGTCATGCTCAAGGCCTGA
- a CDS encoding DUF438 domain-containing protein, which translates to MKLSPHTRIAEILAAHPDMPEALASLAPEFNLLKNPIARATVAKVATVEKAASMAKIQVEELLDRIATLLKDRGVEVELETKPAREERVRILKDLIMDLHRGAPFDEVKRRFSELVKDVDAPEIAEMEQQLIAEGLPVEEVQRLCDVHVQVFKEALEERERPSVPPGHPVHTFMEENSHAAQLLDRIDAAFRDGPQWDTITSLLETLSQIDRHYLRKENQLFPRLEEHGVSGPSQVMWALHDEIRAGLKELARLAASRDAGRFEPLFREVATAIREMIYKEERILFPLALETLSEEEWRKVREGEEEIGYAWVSPPPPFPGASRGPSPSTRTTSAPSEGLRPAGELPSVLATSILFPFSTGELTVEQADLILKHLPVDISFVDEHDKVRYYTDTPHRIFPRSPGVIGRDVRNCHPPKSVHIVEKILTSFKEGKKDVAEFWIQLQGRFIHIRYFAVRDALGRYRGCLEVSQDVTDIRKLEGEKRLLDWED; encoded by the coding sequence ATGAAACTCAGTCCCCATACCAGGATCGCCGAGATCCTTGCCGCACACCCCGACATGCCCGAGGCCCTCGCCTCTCTCGCTCCGGAGTTCAACCTGCTCAAGAACCCCATCGCCAGGGCCACGGTGGCAAAGGTCGCCACGGTGGAGAAGGCTGCCTCCATGGCAAAGATACAGGTTGAGGAGCTCCTCGACCGTATCGCCACGCTCCTTAAGGATCGAGGGGTGGAAGTCGAGCTCGAGACGAAGCCCGCACGGGAGGAGCGTGTGCGCATCCTCAAAGACCTCATCATGGACCTGCACAGAGGAGCCCCCTTCGATGAGGTGAAACGCAGGTTCTCAGAACTCGTGAAAGACGTGGATGCCCCCGAGATCGCCGAGATGGAACAACAGCTCATCGCAGAAGGCTTGCCCGTCGAAGAGGTGCAGCGCCTCTGCGACGTGCACGTCCAGGTCTTCAAAGAGGCCCTGGAGGAGCGGGAACGCCCCTCTGTGCCTCCTGGTCACCCGGTCCACACCTTCATGGAGGAGAACTCGCACGCAGCCCAGCTCCTCGACCGGATCGATGCAGCCTTCCGCGATGGCCCGCAGTGGGATACCATCACCTCCCTGCTCGAGACGCTCTCTCAGATAGACCGCCACTACCTTCGCAAGGAGAACCAGCTCTTCCCCCGCCTGGAGGAGCACGGCGTCTCCGGCCCCTCCCAGGTGATGTGGGCCCTTCACGACGAGATTCGTGCAGGGCTCAAGGAACTCGCCCGCCTCGCAGCCAGCCGGGATGCAGGGCGGTTTGAACCCCTCTTCAGGGAAGTGGCTACAGCCATAAGGGAGATGATCTACAAAGAGGAGCGCATCCTCTTTCCCCTTGCCCTGGAGACCCTCTCAGAGGAGGAGTGGCGAAAGGTGAGGGAAGGGGAGGAGGAAATAGGCTACGCGTGGGTGAGTCCCCCGCCTCCTTTTCCTGGCGCATCGAGAGGGCCGTCTCCATCGACCCGTACGACCTCTGCGCCCTCTGAAGGACTGCGTCCCGCAGGAGAACTCCCTTCCGTCCTCGCTACCTCGATACTCTTTCCCTTCAGTACGGGCGAGCTCACGGTGGAGCAGGCCGACCTGATCCTCAAGCACCTGCCTGTGGACATCTCCTTTGTGGACGAGCACGACAAGGTACGCTACTACACCGACACCCCCCACAGGATCTTCCCCCGCAGCCCCGGTGTCATAGGACGGGATGTGCGCAACTGCCATCCTCCAAAGAGCGTGCACATCGTGGAGAAGATCCTCACTTCCTTCAAAGAGGGGAAGAAGGACGTGGCCGAGTTCTGGATCCAACTCCAGGGCAGGTTCATCCACATCAGGTACTTCGCGGTGCGCGATGCCCTGGGGCGCTACAGAGGGTGCCTCGAAGTCTCTCAGGACGTGACCGATATCAGGAAGCTGGAGGGGGAAAAACGCCTCCTCGACTGGGAGGACTAG